One Aegilops tauschii subsp. strangulata cultivar AL8/78 chromosome 7, Aet v6.0, whole genome shotgun sequence genomic window carries:
- the LOC141026913 gene encoding uncharacterized protein: protein MALVPHGGGAGGSASMAMPMLTVDNYTIWAIKAQAILDVHTVWEAVAPGDAAVNARKDKTARALLLGALPEDVLLQVSTKLTAKEVWDSLKVRFVGADRVRAARLATLRGEFDRLKMADGEELDVYGGRLAAMAARYANLGETLGDAAPVEKLLDTVPDRLFPVVAGIEQFHDVTTMAFDEALGRLRAFDERVRRRGQDGGERGGEKLLMTATQWAARERRHGGARDDDDMPSRASGFGGNRRGRCYKCGERGHFKRDCPSCGGNRRRSARCWRTSSGSKTADSSEPRLRG, encoded by the coding sequence ATGGCGCTCGTCCCACATGGCGGAGGCGCGGGCGGATCGGCGTCGATGGCGATGCCGATGCTCACGGTGGACAACTACACCATCTGGGCGATCAAGGCGCAGGCCATCCTCGATGTGCACACCGTGTGGGAGGCGGTGGCGCCGGGCGATGCGGCGGTGAACGCGCGGAAGGACAAGACGGCGCGCGCGTTGCTGCTCGGAGCGCTACCGGAGGACGTGTTGCTGCAGGTGTCGACGAAGCTCACCGCCAAGGAGGTATGGGACTCCTTGAAGGTGAGGTTCGTCGGCGCCGATCGGGTCCGCGCGGCGAGGCTGGCGACGCTGCGCGGCGAATTCGACCGCCTGAAGATGGCGGATGGCGAGGAGCTTGACGTGTACGGCGGGAGGCtcgcggcgatggcggcgaggtACGCCAACCTCGGGGAGACGCTGGGCGACGCAGCACCTGTCGAGAAGTTGCTGGATACGGTGCCGGATCGCCTCTTCCCCGTCGTCGCCGGCATCGAGCAATTCCACGACGTGACGACGATGGCGTTCGACGAGGCGCTCGGGCGGCTGCGCGCGTTCGACGAGCGTGTTCGGCGCCGTGGACAAgacggcggcgagcgcggcggGGAGAAGCTTCTCATGACGGCGACGCAGTGGGCAGCGCGGGAGCGTCGGCACGGCGGAGCTCGGGACGACGACGACATGCCGAGCCGGGCGTCGGGCTTCGGCGGCAATCGGCGCGGGCGCTGTTACAAGTGCGGCGAGCGCGGGCACTTCAAGCGCGACTGCCCCAGCTGCGGAGGGAACCGGCGGCGGAGCGCGCGCTGCTGGCGGACGTCGTCGGGGTCGAAGACGGCGGACTCCTCTGAGCCACGGCTTAGGGGGTGA